One genomic region from Lates calcarifer isolate ASB-BC8 linkage group LG10, TLL_Latcal_v3, whole genome shotgun sequence encodes:
- the LOC108893872 gene encoding high choriolytic enzyme 2 isoform X1, whose protein sequence is MALLKCTLGLLILLVVSDCSWAKKKELSVSELLWRANKDVVRTKDDPLVIDDIAYGDVTERNADPCVRQGCKWVKSSDGKVYVPYVISRQYSPQQRSIIERGLQSFHSVTCIRFFPRTNQREYLNILSDKGCYSYVGRQGNAQTLSLERPGCVHHSVVQHELLHALGFNHEQCRSDRDQHIRILWQNIEPRYKFAFDRINTINLNTPYDYNSVMQYRRDAFSVNGLPTMEPIPDPSVQFGEATQMSQNDIIRVNRLYNC, encoded by the exons ATGGCTTTGCTGAAGTGCACACTCGGTCTCCTGATCCTCCTCGTGGTCTCCGACTGCTCCTGGGCCAAAAAGAAG gagctgtctgtctctgagctccTGTGGAGGGCCAACAAGGATGTTG TGCGCACCAAGGATGATCCATTAGTCATAGATGACATTGCTTATGGTGATGTAACTGAGAGAAATGCTGATCCATGCGTCAGACAAGGCTGCAAGTGGGTAAAATCCAGTGATGGAAAGGTGTATGTGCCCTACGTCATCTCCAGACAGTACT ctcctcagcagcgCTCCATCATCGAGCGTGGGCTGCAGTCCTTCCACTCTGTCACCTGCATTCGCTTCTTCCCAAGAACCAACCAGAGAGAGTACCTGAACATTCTGTCTGACAAAGG GTGTTACTCCTACGTCGGCCGCCAAGGTAACGCCCAGACGTTGTCTCTGGAGCGTCCTGGCTGCGTCCACCACAGCGTCGTCCAGCACGAGCTGCTCCACGCCCTCGGCTTCAACCACGAACAGTGTCGCTCCGACAGAGACCAGCACATCAGAATCCTGTGGCAGAACATCGAGCCAA GGTATAAATTCGCCTTCGACAGGATTAACACTATCAACCTGAACACCCCCTACGACTACAACTCGGTCATGCAGTACCGCAG GGACGCCTTCTCTGTGAATGGTTTGCCCACCATGGAGCCCATCCCGGACCCTAGTGTTCAGTTTGGCGAAGCCACCCAGATGAGCCagaatgacatcatcagagtGAACAGGCTGTACAACTGTTAA
- the LOC108893872 gene encoding high choriolytic enzyme 2 isoform X2, with translation MALLKCTLGLLILLVVSDCSWAKKKELSVSELLWRANKDVVRTKDDPLVIDDIAYGDVTERNADPCVRQGCKWVKSSDGKVYVPYVISRQYSPQQRSIIERGLQSFHSVTCIRFFPRTNQREYLNILSDKGCYSYVGRQGNAQTLSLERPGCVHHSVVQHELLHALGFNHEQCRSDRDQHIRILWQNIEPRYKFAFDRINTINLNTPYDYNSVMQYRRDAFSVNGLPTMEPIPDPSVQFGEATQMSQNDIIRVNRLYNC, from the exons gagctgtctgtctctgagctccTGTGGAGGGCCAACAAGGATGTTG TGCGCACCAAGGATGATCCATTAGTCATAGATGACATTGCTTATGGTGATGTAACTGAGAGAAATGCTGATCCATGCGTCAGACAAGGCTGCAAGTGGGTAAAATCCAGTGATGGAAAGGTGTATGTGCCCTACGTCATCTCCAGACAGTACT ctcctcagcagcgCTCCATCATCGAGCGTGGGCTGCAGTCCTTCCACTCTGTCACCTGCATTCGCTTCTTCCCAAGAACCAACCAGAGAGAGTACCTGAACATTCTGTCTGACAAAGG GTGTTACTCCTACGTCGGCCGCCAAGGTAACGCCCAGACGTTGTCTCTGGAGCGTCCTGGCTGCGTCCACCACAGCGTCGTCCAGCACGAGCTGCTCCACGCCCTCGGCTTCAACCACGAACAGTGTCGCTCCGACAGAGACCAGCACATCAGAATCCTGTGGCAGAACATCGAGCCAA GGTATAAATTCGCCTTCGACAGGATTAACACTATCAACCTGAACACCCCCTACGACTACAACTCGGTCATGCAGTACCGCAG GGACGCCTTCTCTGTGAATGGTTTGCCCACCATGGAGCCCATCCCGGACCCTAGTGTTCAGTTTGGCGAAGCCACCCAGATGAGCCagaatgacatcatcagagtGAACAGGCTGTACAACTGTTAA
- the LOC108893838 gene encoding uncharacterized protein LOC108893838, which produces MIHRDIALEALSVICNANVTSVQRQASQPVLRAAGFQAASQEQLVIKQLVCTVLDADESSQVSRSNFCCIQHTLQTGAEAASFPRQDLFDTPSGRNHIIDEDEFFAPQYDYDFSGLRDTETYWRGGEKYERPSGWYRFGLKILDKYCENTWLGTQYRSTQSCPGEWPVSYHGTSKKGAEGIIEGYYKPGPGQAYGRGIYSTPDIAEATYYAKTFTSQKDGKTYKVILQNRINPAYRRKYNNDKYWLIPIPHGTSAAEEQDIVEKAIRPYGLLLKQV; this is translated from the exons ATGATTCACAGAGACATTGCACTTGAGGCTCTGAGTGTAATCTGCAATGCCAACGTAACGTCTGTTCAGAGACAAGCGTCGCAACCTGTTCTTCGCGCTGCTGGCTTTCAAGCAGCATCACAGGAGCAGCTGGTCATCAAGCAACTTGTCTGTACTGTCCTGGATGCAGATGAAAGCAG CCAGGTGTCAAGATCCAACTTCTGCTGCATCCAACACACTTTGCAAACCGGGGCAGAGGCGGCTAGTTTCCCCAGACAGGACCTGTTTGATACCCCGAGTGGGAGGAATCACATCATCGACGAGGACGAATTCTTCGCCCCACAGTACGACTATGATTTCTCTGGGCTGAGAGACACCGAGACTTActggagaggtggagagaagtACGAACGCCCAAGTGGTTGGTACCGGTTTGGCCTCAAG ATCCTGGACAAGTACTGTGAAAACACCTGGCTGGGAACCCAGTACCGGAGCACCCAGTCCTGTCCTGGGGAGTGGCCGGTGTCCTACCACGGGACATCAAAGAAAGGTGCTGAGGGCATCATCGAAGGATACTACAAG CCAGGTCCAGGGCAGGCGTACGGCAGAGGGATTTATTCTACCCCAGATATCGCAGAGGCCACCTACTACGCCAAAACTTTCACCTCTCAAAAGGACGGCAAGACGTACAAAGTGATTCTGCAGAATCGAATCAACCCTGCATACAGACGGAAATACAACAACGATAAGTACTGGCTGATTCCCATCCCCCATGGAACATCGGCAGCAGAAGAGCAAGACATCGTAGAGAAGGCCATCCGTCCTTATGGCCTCCTGCTGAAACAGGTctaa